In Saprospiraceae bacterium, the sequence TATTGGTCTTTGGCAGGTTTTTACCAGACAAAATCAATGTCTTGTCATGATCTGCTGTAACGAATAATGTCTTTTGGTCACTCACTTTCAAGTTTTTGAGTACCTCCAGAAAGCTTTTTGTTTTAGGCTTGTCAAACGAAAAGTCTTCTACAACCATCACTTTGCCACCCGCTGCTTTATCAGATAAAGCTGATTTTCTAGCGAGTACTTTTACCTTTTTATTGACCTTTTCAGTATAATCTCTTGGATTAGGGCCAAAGACTGTTCCTCCGCCTCTAAACATGGGACTTTTGATATCTCCTTTTCGAGAGCCCCCTGTACCTTTCTGTTTATGTAATTTTCTGGTAGACCCAGAGATTTTATTTCTCTCTTTGGTTTCAGCAGTACCCTGTCTCTGATTGGCCAGGTATGATTTGACATCAAGCCATACAGCGTGTTCGTTTGGCATGATACCAAATACAGTTTCTGGCAATTCGATCTCACGGCCAGTGTCAGAACCTTGTGTATTATGAACTGTTACTTTCATGGCTTTACTTTTTTTCTATGATTACAAAAGAACCGTTGTGCCCAGGAATAGCTCCTTTTACAACCAATAAGTTTTTATCACTAAAAATCTTAATCACTTTAAGACCTCTGATTTTGACTCTTTCACCTCCAGTACGACCGGCCATTCTAATCCCTTTAAAAACTTTACTAGGGTAAGAAGAAGAACCAACAGAACCCGGGGCTCTTTGTCTATCATGTTGACCGTGGGTAAGTTCGCCGACACCACCGAAGCCATGTCTTTTCACCACACCCTGAAAACCTTTACCTTTAGAAGTCCCGATTGCACTGACGGTATCACCAGTCTTAAATATTTCATCGATGGTGATCAATTCGCCAGCTTTTTTCTCCAGGGAGAAATTTCTGAATTCGACGACTTTTCGCTTTGGAGTAGTACCTGCTTTTTCAAAGTGACCTTTGAGGGGTTGGGAGGTATTTTTGATTTTAGCATCACTAAAACCAAGCTGCAAAGCATAATAACCATCTGAATCATCGGTTTTGACCTGAGTCACTACATTAGGACCCGCTTCGATGACGGTACAGGCGACATATTTGCCAGCATCGTCATAGATGCTTGTCATGCCTATTTTTTTGCCAATCAATCCGTTCACTTTACAGTGTTTTAATTATTTAAAAGAATAATATATGACCAAGAAAGCAAATCCAACAAAATTAGACTTGAGTTCAAGGACAGTTTTTTTTTAATTACTTTCCAGAATTAGACCCAGATCAGGTAAGTTTTACCTGAATATCGACACCGGACGGGAGCTCTAATTTGGAAAGCGCATCTACCGTCTTTTGCGTAGGCGTATAGATTTCGATGAGGCGCTTATGGGTCCTAAGTTGAAACTGCTCCCGAGCTTTTTTGTTTACGTGTGGTGATCTTAGCACCGTGTAAACTTCTCTCTCGGAGGGCAGCGGAATCGGACCCGTAACCACAGCACCGCTGTTGCGGACCGTCTTTACGATCTTCTCCGTAGACTTATCAACCAGATTGTGGTCGTAAGAGCGGAGTTTGATTCTAATCTTTTGATTCATTTCCCTTTTTTAAAAATTACTTTATTATAATATTATGCCTTCACGGCACCTTTTGCTTTTTCTATAACCTCTGTGGAGATTCCTGCAGGAACTTGTGCATAATGCGAAAACTCCATGGCAGAACTTGCGCGACCCGAGGTGATCGTTCGCAATTGAGTCACATAACCAAACATTTCTGAAAGTGGAACATCTGCTTGAATTGCAACTGCCTTTCCCGTTCTCAGCTCTTGTCCTTTAGGCAATCCCCTTCTTCTATTGAGGTCACCAATAACTGGTCCCACAAATTCTTCAGGAGTAACCACTTCTAACTTCATGATAGGCTCAAGAATGACAGGACCT encodes:
- the rplD gene encoding 50S ribosomal protein L4; its protein translation is MKVTVHNTQGSDTGREIELPETVFGIMPNEHAVWLDVKSYLANQRQGTAETKERNKISGSTRKLHKQKGTGGSRKGDIKSPMFRGGGTVFGPNPRDYTEKVNKKVKVLARKSALSDKAAGGKVMVVEDFSFDKPKTKSFLEVLKNLKVSDQKTLFVTADHDKTLILSGKNLPKTNMLNAKDVYTYAILNSNVVVLAESAIAKLVETLSPSSK
- the rplC gene encoding 50S ribosomal protein L3, which codes for MNGLIGKKIGMTSIYDDAGKYVACTVIEAGPNVVTQVKTDDSDGYYALQLGFSDAKIKNTSQPLKGHFEKAGTTPKRKVVEFRNFSLEKKAGELITIDEIFKTGDTVSAIGTSKGKGFQGVVKRHGFGGVGELTHGQHDRQRAPGSVGSSSYPSKVFKGIRMAGRTGGERVKIRGLKVIKIFSDKNLLVVKGAIPGHNGSFVIIEKK
- the rpsJ gene encoding 30S ribosomal protein S10, with product MNQKIRIKLRSYDHNLVDKSTEKIVKTVRNSGAVVTGPIPLPSEREVYTVLRSPHVNKKAREQFQLRTHKRLIEIYTPTQKTVDALSKLELPSGVDIQVKLT